The following are encoded together in the Arcticibacterium luteifluviistationis genome:
- a CDS encoding RluA family pseudouridine synthase has translation MKKPFRVIYEDNHLVIVNKRAGVLVHGDKTGDKTLEEAVKEYIKETYNKPGAVYLGTVHRLDRPVSGLIIFARTSKALERMNELFRKRHIQKTYWAITRNKPRIKKGRLTHWLVKDQDRNVVTAHDEEVPNSKKAELDYRYVGTINKHHLIEVEPITGRSHQIRVQLASMGCPIRGDLKYGYPRPNPDASINLHSRRAYFIHPVKKEPVLCKAPLPENAFWEEFLQLETEDIKDDTMKFLH, from the coding sequence ATGAAAAAACCATTTAGAGTAATATACGAAGACAATCACCTAGTTATAGTAAATAAGAGAGCTGGGGTACTTGTTCATGGCGATAAAACTGGAGACAAGACTCTGGAGGAAGCTGTCAAAGAATATATTAAAGAAACTTATAATAAACCCGGTGCCGTGTACTTAGGAACGGTTCACCGTCTAGACAGGCCAGTAAGTGGTTTGATTATTTTCGCAAGAACATCAAAGGCTTTAGAAAGGATGAATGAGCTTTTTAGAAAAAGACACATTCAGAAAACTTATTGGGCCATCACAAGAAATAAGCCTAGAATAAAGAAAGGAAGATTAACCCACTGGTTAGTTAAAGACCAAGATAGAAATGTGGTAACAGCCCATGATGAGGAAGTACCAAACAGTAAAAAAGCAGAACTAGATTATAGGTATGTAGGCACTATTAATAAGCACCACTTAATTGAAGTAGAACCTATCACAGGACGTTCTCACCAAATTCGTGTACAGCTTGCGAGTATGGGCTGCCCTATAAGAGGCGACTTGAAATATGGCTATCCAAGACCTAATCCAGATGCGTCTATTAATTTGCACTCGAGAAGAGCATACTTTATTCACCCAGTGAAAAAAGAGCCTGTTTTATGCAAAGCACCATTGCCAGAAAATGCATTCTGGGAAGAGTTCCTTCAATTAGAAACAGAGGATATTAAAGATGACACAATGAAGTTTCTTCATTGA